Part of the Gordonia crocea genome is shown below.
GCCACCAGGCGATCGGCGCGGTATTTGGCGCGACCGTCGACCGGGCTCCCGAGTTGCTGCACGGCAAGACCTCAACCGTCCGCCACGACGGCCAAGGCGTGTTGGCGGGGCTGCCCAACCCGTTCACCGCCACGCGCTACCACTCGTTGACCGTGCTCCCGGAGACCATCCCCGACGAGCTGCACGTCACCGGCCGCACGGAGAGCGGCATCGTCATGGCGATGCTGCACACGGACCTGCCGATCCACGGCGTGCAGTTCCACCCGGAGAGCGTCCTCACCGAGGGTGGGCATCGCATGCTCGCGAACTGGTTGGCGGTCTGCGGGATCGCGGTCGACGAAGCGCTCGTCGACCGGCTCGAAGCACAACTCGCGGCGGCCCTGGACTAACCGATCAGTCGGCTTTCGCCGACGACGATACTGACGCCGTCGTCCTTGCGGATGGCCGAACCGGCCGGCGGGTCTTGGCCGACGACACGTCCGTTGCTGCGATGTCCGAGTGGCAGTCCGCGCTTCGACTGGGTCAGCGTCGAGGCCCGCCATCCGGCGGCGGCGAGCGCCGCCCGAGCCTGGCCGGGGGTCTTGCCGAGCAGGTTGGGCACGATGAACATGTTGCCGCGGGAAATCGTGACCGTCACGGTCTGATCGTCGGTGATGGTGGCGCCCGGGCCCGGGTCCGTGGTGACGACCTCGCCGCGCGGCAGCTCCGAATCCCCGAGGACGACGGTCATCTTCAGCCCGAGTTGCTTGAGGATGGCACGCGCCCGGTCCTCGGTCTCACCGACGAGCTCGGGGATCGTGACTTCCTTCGGGCCCTCACCGATGTGCACGACGATGACCGAGTTCACCGGGGTCTCCGCGCCCGCCGGCGGGGTGGTGTTCACCGCCTTGTCGAGCAGATCCTTCGGCGAGTTCACCTTGTCGGTCTTGACGGTGGTGAAGCCGAGGAGGTTGAGCGCCTTGACGGCATCCTCCTTGGATTTACCCCGGACGTCGGGAACCTTGTTGCGCTGCGGCCCGGTCGACACGTACAGCGTCACCTCAGAGCCCTCCGCGGCGCGCACATCCCCGCCCGGGGTCGACCGTGTGGCATTGCCGGCGGGGATGTCGAGGCTGGCCTCTTCCATCTTCTTGACCCGGAATCCGATTTGGGTCAGCAGCTGTTCGGCCTGGTCACCGGACATGCCGGTGATGGTGGGTACGGTGACCTGGCGCGCCGGACCCGACCACGGCGCCCACACGATGAGGCCCCCGAGCAGGATCACCACGGCAGCGATGATGGCCGCGGCACGCAGCCGCCGCTGTCGGTACACCTGGCGTTCGCCGCCGGCATCCCGGTCGCGTCGGCCGCCGGGAGTCGGGCGCACCAGTTGGCGCGGCCCGCTGTCGATCAGATCGGTCCGTTCCGCCTCGGACATGATCATCGGCGCCGCCGGGCGTTGACCCGACAGCACCCGGATGAGGTCGGCGCGGAACTCCGCGGCGGTCTGGTAGCGGTTCGCCGGGTTCTTGCTGATCGCCTTGAGGATGACCGAGTCGAGCTCGGGTGGAATGTCGGGGCGCACATCCGACGGCAGTGGCGGGTCCTCGTGGACGTGTTGGTGGGCCACGGCCACCGGGGAGTCCCCGGTGAACGGCGGCTCACCGGTGAGCAGCTCGAAAAGCACACAGCCCATCGAATAGATGTCGCTGCGCGGATCGACCTTCAGACCGCGGGCCTGCTCCGGGGACAGGTACTGGGCGGTGCCCATCACCGCGGAGGTCTGCGTCATCGTCGCCGACGTGTCGTTCATCGCGCGCGCAATGCCGAAGTCCATGACCTTGACCGCACCGGTGCGGTCGATCATGACGTTGGCCGGCTTCATATCCCGGTGCACGATGCCGGCGCGGTGGGAGAAGTCCATCGCCGCCGCCACGTCGGCCATCCAGGTCAGGGCCTGCCGCGGCGCCAGCGGGCCGTCGGCGCGGAGGATGTCGCGAAGCGTTTCGCCCTCGACGTACTCCATGACGATGAACGGAAGCGGCCCGTCCTCGGTCTGGGCTTCCCCGGTGTCGAAGACCTGGACGATCGTCGGATGGTTCAGCTTGGCCGCATTCTGCGCCTCGCGGCGGAAACGCAGATAGAAACTCGGGTCGCGGGCCAGATCCGCGCGCAGCACCTTGATGGCGACGTCCCGGTTCAACAGGAGGTCCCGGGCGAAGTGCACTTCGGACATGCCGCCGAAGCCGAGTGTTTCGCCGAGCTGGTAACGGTCCGAGAGGTGGTGGGGGGTCGACGTCATTGCGCTATCCCGGCAGTCCTGGGATGCGGAACGGCGGCCACTGTGCCGTCGGGGCGCCCGGGTCCGGGGGCATGTCCTCGGGACGCGGCTTGGTCCGGGTACGGGTCGGTGGTGTTGTCGTCGTCGTCGTCGTGGTGGTCGTGTCGTCGTCGGTGGTCGTCGTGGTGGTGGTGGTGGTCGGTTTCGTCGTGGTCCGGGGGGTGGTGCGCGTGGTCTGCGGCGGCGTGGGGGTATCGCGCACGACCGTCGTCGTCGGCGTGACCGTCGGCGAGTTGTTCATCTGTGAGACGAGGTAGCCCACCAGGACGAGGGCGGTCAGCAGCAGCATCACCGCGATCGCGGCCAGGGCTTTCTGGCCACCGGTCCAGCCACCGTCCGTGGCTGTCGGAGTGGAACGACGAGCGGCAGCGGAGGACGATCCGGCCGCGGCCGTGCGGCGAACCGCGGCGGGAGCGACGGCAGCATTCGACGCGGTGCGCGGAGTGGGCAGCGACCGGCCGGCACGGACGGCGGCAACGGCATCGGCGAACTCGCCACCGCTGGCGAATCGCTGCTGCGGGTCCTTGGCCAGTGTCGTCTCGACGAGCTCGCGCACGTCGGCGGGAAGATTGGCCGGCAACGGCGGCGGCGCCTCCTGGATGTGCTTCATCGCGATGGTGATCGCACCGTCGCCCTGGAACGGGCGGCGCCCGGTCAGCGCCTCGTAGCCGACCACGCCCAGCGAGTAGACGTCGGAGGCAGACGTCGCCTCGCCGCCGTTGGCCTGCTCGGGCGAGATGTATTGGGCGGTGCCCATGACGATGCCGGTCTGTGTCACCGGTGCCGCGTCGGCGGCCTTGGCGATGCCGAAGTCGGTGATCTTCACCTTCCCCTCGGGGGTGATGAGGATGTTGCCGGGTTTGACGTCGCGGTGGACCAGGCCCTTCTCATGGGCGGCCTGCAGGGCGCGCCCGGTCTGCTCGAGCATGTCGAGGGTGTTGGCGACCGGAAGCTTGCCCATCCGGGAGATGACGGCGTTGAGCGGCTCGCCGTCGACGAGCTCCATCACCAGATAGGCCAGCGCCTGCCCGCCATTGCGGTCGGGGGTCTCGCCATAGTCGAAGACGCCGGCGATCCCGGGATCGTTCAAGCGGGCGGTGGTCTGCGCCTCAGCGCGGAACCGGCCGATGAACTCCGGATCGGTCGAGTACTCCGACTTCAGCACCTTCACGGCGACGCGCCGGTTGAGCCGGGTGTCGAGCGCTTCCCACACCTGGCCCATTCCGCCCGTCGCGATCAACCGCATGAGCCGGTAGCGATCGGCGATCACTGTGCCTTGTTGCAGCGTCATCGTCCGCCACCTCCTCTCAATGCTGTCTCAATCACTGCGCGTCCTATGGGTGCTGCTACCGAAGCTCCCGTGGTGTCGGTTCCCAACTGTCCGTTCTCCACGACGACCGCCACCGCCACCCGGGCGTTGGTGGAGGGACCGAACGCGATGTACCACGCGTAGGGCACCTCGCCGGTGGCCGGACCGGCCGAGTGCTCGGCTGTCCCGGTTTTCGACGCGATGGTGACCGGTCCCCCCGACTGGCGCTCGGAGTCGATCATCAGCGAGGTCAGGATTGCTGTCTGCGCGGAACTGACCGGCTCGTTGACCGTCGCCGGCGAGGTCGTCGACAGCGTTCGGAGGTCGGGTGCTTGTAGCTTATCGACCAGATAGGGCTGCATGCGCACCCCACCGTTGGCTATTGTCGCCGCTATCACCGCGTTCTGCAGCGCGGACACCCGGACGTTGAACTGCCCGATCGCCGACTGGCCGAGTTGGGCGCGGTTCTCGATGGTGCCCACGGTTGACTTGGCGCGCACCGGAAGAGGGATCGTCGGCGTCGGTTCGTCGAGTCCGAACCGCTTGGCCGTCTCGATCAGCGCGGCCTCGGGAAGCTTCATCTTGTTGACCACCAGGTCGACGAATGCAGTGTTGCACGAGTACTGAAACGCTTGGGCCAGCGTTACGGTTCCGTCGACCGCACCCGGGCAGGGCTTGTTCCCGTAGTTGGTGAGCTTCGTCGACGATTCCGGCAGGGTGATGCTGCGGGCCGCGGTGAGCCGGATGTCGGGGTTGATGCCGTCGCGCAGCGCGGCCGCGGTGGTGATCACCTTGAAGGTCGAACCCGGCGGGTAGAGCTGGTCGAGCGGGCGGTTCAGCATGGGATCGGACTTGTTCGCCGGATCGTTCCAGGTCGACCACGCGCGCTCACGGGTCTGCGCATTGTGGCTGGCCAGCTTGTTGGGGTCGAAGGACGGGGTACTGACCAGGGCGAGGATCTTGCCGGTGCTCGGTTCGATGGCGACGGCGGCGCCGCGGCACGGACCGTCGCAGCGCCCGTTCATCAAGGCGTCGTAGGCGGCCCGCTGCAGATCGGCGCGGATCGTCGTGACGACGTTGCCGCCACGGGGGTCGCGGCCGGCGAACATGTCCATGAAGCGTTGACCGAACAGCTGATCGTCGTTGCCGTTGAGGATGGAATCCTCGGCCAGTTCGATTCCGGAGCTGCGGTACTGGAACGAGTAGTAGCCGGTCACCGGGGCGAACGCGGACGCGGTCGCGGCCGGGTAGGAGCGCAGGAAGCGCAGTTCGCCGTTGGTCGGGACCGACTGGGCGATCACGTCCGGGCCGGCGGTGATCGCGCCGCGCTGGCGCCCGTATTCGTCGAGCAGCACCCGGTTGTTGCCGGGGTTGGCGCGCAGCTCGTTGGCCCGAAACACCTGGATGTAGGTGACGTTGGCCAGCAGGGCGACGATGAGGAGGCAGACGAGCATGCCGATGCGCTGGATCGGTTTGTTCATCGGTCACCCCCGATGGGGATCACGCTGGTCGGGATGGCGGTCAGCGCCGGGCCGGGGGTCGGGCGCCGTTGGGGCTCGCGCGCGGCGTTGGAGATCCGGATGAGCAGCGCGACCAGGATGAAGTTCGCCAACAGCGACGACCCGCCGTAAGAAATGAAGGGCGTGGTCAACCCGGTCAGCGGGATGAGTTTCGTGACGCCGCCGACCACGACGAACAGCTGGACCGCGACGGTGGCGGCCAGCCCGGTCGCGGCGAGTTTGCCGAAGCTGTCGCGGACGGTGACCGCGGTGCGCAGCCCCCGCATTACCAGCACGAGGTAGAGGCACAATTACCAGCACGAGGTAGAGGCACAGCACGGCGGCGAGCCCGACGAGGCCGAGTTCCTCGCCGATCGTCGCGATGATGAAGTCGGTGTTGGCGAACGGGACGATGTTGGGGCGCCCGGATCCCAGGCCGGTTCCGAAGAGACCGCCGGTGGCGAGGCCGAACATGCTTTGCACGATCTGCAGGCCGTCGCCGGTCGGGTCGGCGAACGGGTCGATCCAGATCTGCACCCGGGTTTGCAGGTGGGTGAAGAGCAGGTAGGCGACCACCGCGCCGGCGAGGAAGAGCGGAAGGCCGATCACGACCCAACCGATCTTGTCGGTGGCGACGTACAACATGATCAGGATCGTCATGTAGATGAGCAGCGGGGCGCCGAGGTCCTTCTGCAGGATGAAGATGAGGATCGCCACCGCCCACGCGAGGAGGAGCGGGCCCAGATCGCGGGCGCGCGGGACGTCGAACCGGCCGATCCGGCGCCCGGCGGTGGTGAACAGGTCGCGTTTGCCGACCAGGACCGCGGCGGTGAACAGGATCAGCGCGATCTTGGCGAACTCGCCGGGTTGGATCGAGAAGAACGGCGTGACGATCCAGTTCTTCGACCCGTAGACGCGCGAATTCGGCAGCAGGATCGGGATGACCAGGAACACGAGGCCGCCCAGGCCCAACGTGTAGGCATACCGGGCGATGGTGCGATGGTCGCGGATCAGGGCGAGGACCAAGACGAAGACGATGATGCCGATGAGCGTCCACCACACCTGCTGGTCGGCGTTGTTGCGGATCTCGGCCTGTCCGTCGACGGATTCGCCCGGTCGAGCGGCACCGAGGTCGAGTCGGTGGATGAGGACCAGTCCGAGCCCGTTGAGGATCGCGACGATGGGCAGGAACAACGGGTCGGCGTGCGGGGCGAAGAAGCGGACCGCCAGGTGGGCGACCGCGTACAGCGCCACATAGGCGGCGAGGTACTTCACCAGGTCCCACCCGATCGGTTGGGACTGCGCGGTTTCGACGATGAGCAATGCCACCGCGACGAGTCCCACGGCGAAACCGATGAGGGTCAGCTCGGTTCGGCGGGCGCGGTTCTTCGGCTTGTCCGTCGAGGCCGTGGACGGGCTCACGGTCGGCGCGCTCATCGGGCCCCTCGGCAGGGTCCGTCGGTGACGGTCGGTGCGGGCGGCGCGGGTTGTGGTTGTTCGGGCGGCGGCGCGGGTGCGGGGGCCGGCGGCGTGGCCGGCCGGCACATCGGCAACAGCATCAGTCCGCGGACGCGCTCGTGCATGTCGTCGAGGGACAGGTTGCGCACCTTGTGTTCGCGCACCGCGTTGCGGTCGAGTTCGGCCAGGGCGGCCACCGGCAGCGGGTTGCAGGCCGCGGTTTGGTCGGCGACGAAGGTGATCTTCGGGTGCTCGGCGGCGAGGTCGTCGATGCAGACCCGCTCGGCCGGGGAGTTCAGCGTGAACCAGAACACCGGGTCCGGGGAACCGCGGTAGACGACGATGTTGCCGTCGTCGACCTGCAGGAAGTGATTGGCGTCGAGCTTGGATCGGGTGATCAGGGTGGCGACGGCCACCGTCGCGATCAGCAGCGCGATCACCGCGAGGGTGACCCACCGCCGCCAGCGGCGCTTCGGCCGCGTCGGCTGTTCCTCCTCGAGGCTGACCGCGACGGGTTTGGCCGGCTCCGGAGACGGCCGCAGCGCCGCTGCGCGGCCCGCGGCCGACGAGGGATCGGGGGTGTAGACGGCCTCGCCATCCCCGCCAGCCGCTCCGCCGAGGATCGGTCGCGATTCGCCGTACTCGGTGTCGACGACGTCGGCGAGGACGACCGTCACGTTGTCGGGGCCCCCGCTGCGCAGCGCCAATTCGATCAGCCGGTCGGCGCACGCGGACAGCGACTCGACCGAACCGAGGGTGTCACCGATCGTCTCCTCGGACACGACGTCGGAGAGCCCGTCCGAACAGAGGAGGTAGCGGTCCCCGGCGCGCGCCTCGCGCATCGTGAGGGTGGGGTCGACCTCGGTGCCGGTCAGCGCGCGCATGATCAGCGAGCGCTGGGGGTGGGTGTGTGCCTGGTCGGCGCTGATGCGCCCCTCGTCGACGAGCGCCTGGACGAAGGTGTCGTCGCGGGTGATCTGCGAGACCTCGCCGTCGCGGAAGAGGTAGGCGCGGGAGTCGCCGACGTGGCAGAGCCCGACCCGTGTCCCGGAGAACAACAGGGCGGTCAGGGTGGTCCCCATGCCGTCGAGTTCGGGGTTGGCGTCGACCTGGGCGGCGATGGCGTCGTTGCCCAGGTCCATCGCGCGGTGCAGCAGCCCGAGGATGTCGCCGCCGGGCTCGTCGTCGTCGAGGGGTTGCATGGCCTGGATGACCAGCTGGCTGGCGACTTCGCCGGCGGCGTGGCCGCCCATGCCGTCGGCGAGCGCGAGCAACCGGGGACCGGCGTAGACGGAGTCCTCGTTGTTCGAGCGGACGAGTCCGCGGTCGCTGCGGGCGACGTATTCCAAGACGAGGGTCACGGGCGCAACTCGATCACGGTCTTGCCGATGCGGATCGGGGTGTTGAGGGGGACCCGGACCGAGGTGGTGACCTTGGCGCGGTCGAGGTAGGTGCCGTTCGTCGACCCGAGGTCTTCGAGGTACCAGTCGTCGCCGCGCCGGGACAGCCGCGCGTGGCGCTCGGAGGCGTAGTCGTCGGTGAGGACGAGGGTGGAGTCGTCGGCGCGGCCCAGCAGCAGGGGTTGGTCGCCCAACGAGATGCGGGTGTTGGCGAGGGCCCCGCCGGTGACGACGAGGTAGCGGGCCGAGCCGCGGGCCCGTTTGGTCCGGGGTCGCGAGGTGAAGGATCGGCCGCCGACCATCGGGCGTCCGGCGGCGGCGGACAGGTCGGTGCGCAGCGCCCGGATGGTCGCGTAGACGAAAAGCCACAGCAGGATGAGGAAACCGATGCGGGAGAACTGCAGAATCAAACCCTGCATGCCGCACCGCCTTCCGTTTCCGCCCACCGTCCGCAACTGTGGACGGTCGCGCCCGGCGACCGCGGGGCGCTGGTCGTGGGACCAACCGTCATCTTATGGGCCGAACGCCCGGAGACCCTTGTGGAAAGGTGACAGTTCGGTATCGACTGACGCCGAATCGCTACCTTTCGCGCTGCTCATAGGTAACGCGGGGCGAGCGATCGTTCGGCCGGGGTTACTGGAAGCGAACGGTGATGTCGGAGTGCCCGATGCGGATCCGGTCACCGTCGGCGAGCTCCCAGTCGTTCACCGGGACGTCGTTCACGGTGGTGCCGTTGGTGGAGTTGAGGTCGGTCAGCATCGCGGCACGGCCGTCCCACCGGATCTCGACGTGGCGGCGCGAGACGCCGGTGTCGGGGAGGCGGAACTGGGCGTCCTGCCCGCGGCCGATCACGTTCGAGCCCTCGCGCAGCGAGAAGGTGCGGTTGCTGCCGTCCTCGAGGAGCAGGGTGATCGCCGTGGGGGCGTAGTTCTGGGGCTGGCCGTACGCGGGCTGGTTGTAGCCCTGCTGGTAGCCGCCCTGCTGCTGGCCGTACCCGCCCTGGTCGTAGCCGGGCTGGCCGCCCTGCTGGTAACCACCCTGGTCGTAGTTGGGCTGTTGCCCGTAACCGCCACCCTGCTGGTAGCCGCCCTGGGCGTAGCCCTGCTGACCGGCCGGCTGGTTGTAGCCGCCCTGCTGGTTGTAGCCGCCCTGCTGGTCGTAGCTCGGCGGCTGGTTGTAGCCGCCCTGCTGGTTGTAGTCCTGCTGGTCGTAACCGCCCTGGGCGTAGCCGCCCTGCTGTTGGTAGTCCTGCTGGTCGTACCCGCCTTGCTGCTGGTAGCCGCCCTGGTCGTAACCCTGCTGCTGGTCGTATCCGCCCTGCTGGTCGTATCCCTGCGGGTCGTACCCGCCCTGGCTGTAGCCGGCCTGGTCGTTCCGGGGATTCTGGGTCATGTGCGGAGCTCCTAGCTGTGCGTTCTCGCGGTGGTTTGGTTGGTTTGCGGGTCCGGGGTCGGGGCGTCCCGGCGTGATCGGGGGCCGGGGCACGACGTCGGGGTCGACGGTGCCGGTGACGCGCAGTTGCCCGGTGTGAAGTTCTGGGGCCGGGTCGAATTCGACGACGACCGGCCCATAAGTCTGCCACCCACTATCGCGGATGAACTCGTCCAGGTGGCGGGAAAAGGTTTTCCTATTGAGCTCGTACTCGTCGGCGAGCTGGGCGAAGTCGTCCTGGGAAACCTCGACGGTGTAGCTGTTGGCGGTGAGGTAGGAGCCGGGGCTGACCGTCGTCACCGCGTCCTCGGCTTTGCGGGCCAAGGCTTGTTCCACCTCTTGGGGGGCGACGTTTCCCCCGAAGACCCGCGCGAACCCGCCGTCGACGGCACCCTCGAGCTTGCGCTCGATGCGTTGCATGATGCCCAAAGTCGAGACCTCCCGTCGTCATCCTGGCGTGTCGCGCGTGCGGAACAATTCGTTTCATGATAGCGGCTCGACACAAGCCGATGGGACACAGGATCGTCACATTAGTATCGGCAGCACCACTGGTTTCAGCCTCGCGGCTGTGGTGCGGGCCGGGCCTCGCTATTCGGAATTTCATCCCGCCGGAGGCTCGTGCTATCGTTCTCGGGTCCAAGCGGACGCACTGTTTCCAGTGCCACGGGCGAGTGGCGGAATGGCAGACGCGCTGGCTTCAGGTGCCAGTGTCCTTCGGGACGTGGGGGTTCAAGTCCCCCTTCGCCCACCAGGAAACCCCTACCGACTCAGGTAGGGGTTTTTTCGTATCCGTGGGTAGGGGTGGGAAAGCCGGTCTGCGGCCCGGGCGCATCGGCGACTCCCGCCGCCGTCCTTGATCGGCACCGTCGAGACTCGGATGGCGCCGAGCGCCCGGTCTCCGAGGAGGGCGCGCGCAACCGGAAATCGGCGACCGCGAGCCGGTAGGAGAGCCGCATGAGGTGGCCGGCACCGAGGCGGTCGGCCGCGCGGTAGACGCGCACCGTCCGGTCGAAGCGGTGTTGATCGCGCGCCGACCAGTCCCACCCCATCATCGTGCGGAATTCCGTCGGCAGGTTGCCTCGGGTCATGAAGCGAAGGCGGCTGCCGCCGAGGGCCGCGAGCGGGCGGGCCGCCGGACCCCACGCCTCGGTGATGACCTCGGCGCTGGCCAACGACTCGAAGTCGCGGCGGATGGGTTCGTCGATCGCCAGCAGGGGCAGGGTGTGGTGCCAGTAGTCCTCGAACTCGGCCCAACTGCGCGGCCATGCGGATTCGCGGACGTTCAGGGTGGTGGCAAGCGTCGACGCCGATCTCGTCAGCGCGTCGAGGTTGTCGGCCGGGAGTTCGCCGTAGAGCGCCGTGTACTGGTCGAGGTAGTAGCGGAAGAGACACGCGGCAACCCACTTCTGCAGGTCGGGGCTGTTGCCGCTGTACTTCACGGGACTGCCTGGGCCGGAGACGACGGCCCGGTGGACATCGCGGACCTCGCTGCGCATCCGTGCCCGGTCGGCATTGCTCCCGCACAGGGCGACGGCAAGGTACTGGCCCGTCGTCCGAGACCGCTTGACGGGGTGGCGCCGAGGGCTGCCGGAGACCACCCGCGATTCGTGCACGCCGTAGCCAACGGCGGGCAGGGACAACTGCATGATGATGTTCGCGACGCCGTTCGTCATGCCGAAAGCGGTGATCAGGCCGGGCAGCGTCGTCGGGTGTCGAGATGGCATGGGGCCTCCCAGGCGTGAATTGAAAACCATCGTTATCACAAAACGGTAGGCCGACCTCCGGGTCGGGTCAACGACCTGCCGAGATCCCGCTTTGGCGATTCGTCCGCCCGCAGCGGCGGCCGCGTGATGCCGGCTGCTGCGGTCGGGGGAGATGCCCGCGGCTGTTTGTGCGCGGCGGCGATAGATGCTGAGTATTGGACAAATGGTCAGCCCAACGGGCCGGGGGTAGGAAAGCGGGCAGTCGCGTCTCGGCGCAGGCCCGAACCACGAGTGCAGTCGACCATTAGTGTGGTAGGGCCAAATATCCGAAACGGGACTATCCGCCGCGTCGATAGGTCGGCGGCCACAGGCTGCCAGGTGAATGAGGAATGATCACTAGAAAACGGAAGCTAGGTGCCGATGACCGACTCAACTCCCTCCGGTGCCGTCGAGCGGCACCCGGTCCGACTGCAGCCCATGTCGGTGCCCAAGGCGTCCGACGTCCTCGCCAACGATTTGCGCGAACGGATCTTGCGGGGCGACTTCCCGTCGGGCACCGCGTTGCCCCCCGAGCGCGAGTTGGTCAACCAGACCAAGATGAGCCGCACCACGGTGCGCGAGGCGCTGCGGATCCTGGAGGTGCAGGGGCTCGTCGTCATCAAGACCGGCCGATCCGGCGGGGCTTTCGTCCAGCTACCCGGCGCCGAGTCGGTGTCGGCCTCGGTCAGCCTGCTCATCCGCGGCCAGCAGTTGCGCCTGACGGCGCTGTTGGAGATGTGCGAGGCGATCGAGCCGGCCTGCGCCGGGCTCGCCGCGAAGTACCGCGACGACGACGACCTCGCCGCCCTCGACGCCGCGAACGCGAAAGTCGCTGATGACCGGAGTTCGCTCCATGAGTTCTTGAAGGCCAACGTGGACTGGCACCTCGCCGTCGCCGCCGCCAGCCACAACGAACTGTTGACCGGCTTCATGTCGGCGCTGTCGGAGGCGACCTACAGCTCCACCGAGAGCGCGGCCTTCGTCGACGACGAGGTGCGCACGACCATCTATCGGGCGTACAAGAACATCACCGACGCCATCTGGGCAGGAGATTCTGCCGCCGCGACCCGTCGGATGACCAAGGGCGTCCACGGCTTCGCCAAGGCGGTCGCCCGGGTGGAGGAGCGGACTGAGATCGTCATCGGCGACTGAGCCCGCAAGCGCTGCCGGCTACTTCCCCAGGTGGATCAACGGGCTGGCGAGGATGGGGTCGGTGGTGGAGCGGGTCTGTTCGTTGATAGCCCCGTACGGCGGGCGTTCGGGGACTTCGTCCCACTCGATGACAAACTTCTCTGGATTGGCCAGGTCGACAATCACGGGCACGCGCTGTCTGCTTCGAGGGCAGCCCAACGCCATGTACCAGAGCGAATCCGGCGCCGAGTCGGGTTGCGGGCAGGCCTCGACCAGAAACGAACCCGTCACGGGCGTCGTCATGCGCTTGACCCGCCACTAGCGGACAAGGTGGTGCAATCTCATGGTGATGGGATCTGACCTTTTCCTCGGTGAGCACCATTGTCACACCCGTCCAACCGCCACATCCGTTTGACGTGGCTGCCGACAGGGGATCACAGGGGGAGTCGGAAATCGGTGAGACGATGGGCGCAACGGACTGGGGGAGTGGTTGCTGTGGACAGCCGGACGATGAGCCTGGCCTCGTTCGACGGCGGGGATCCCGACCTGTACCTCGCCGTGGTGTTCATCGAACAGCGCGAGCCGGGGCAGGGGTTCCCGCCGCTGTCGCCCGACGAGGTGGTCCTGGCCGAGTACCCGCTCCCGGCCGCCCGTCCCCCCTGGCTTCCGCCGCGTTAGACGGGCTTGCCCGGACGGGGGCATGATGGAGACATGCCGAATTTCGCCGTCGAATACACCTACGCCCCTGACGAGGCGGCCCTGCGCGACGAGCACCGGCCGGCCCACCGGCAGTGGCTCGGCGAGGGCTATGAGAGCGGTGTCATCCGGCTGGTCGGCCCGTACACCGACGGCAGCGGTGCGCTGTTGATCGTTTCTGCCGAATCCAGCGAGGCGGTCGGGCGGATCCTCGCCGAGGATCCGTTCGCCAGGGCCGGGGCCATCGCCGGGGCCCGGTTCACCGAGTGGCTCAACGTGTTCGGCCCCTTCGGCGAATAGTCGGCGCGGCTACTCGTCGCGATCGCGCCGCAGCGCCTGCTCCTCGTAGCCGGCACGGGCGTTCGACTGCTTGACGGCGGCGACCTGGTCGGGGACGGTGCGCCGCAGGACCGCGTCGCGGATGCGCTGGGGTAACAGTC
Proteins encoded:
- a CDS encoding FadR/GntR family transcriptional regulator: MTDSTPSGAVERHPVRLQPMSVPKASDVLANDLRERILRGDFPSGTALPPERELVNQTKMSRTTVREALRILEVQGLVVIKTGRSGGAFVQLPGAESVSASVSLLIRGQQLRLTALLEMCEAIEPACAGLAAKYRDDDDLAALDAANAKVADDRSSLHEFLKANVDWHLAVAAASHNELLTGFMSALSEATYSSTESAAFVDDEVRTTIYRAYKNITDAIWAGDSAAATRRMTKGVHGFAKAVARVEERTEIVIGD
- a CDS encoding DUF3662 and FHA domain-containing protein, translated to MGIMQRIERKLEGAVDGGFARVFGGNVAPQEVEQALARKAEDAVTTVSPGSYLTANSYTVEVSQDDFAQLADEYELNRKTFSRHLDEFIRDSGWQTYGPVVVEFDPAPELHTGQLRVTGTVDPDVVPRPPITPGRPDPGPANQPNHRENAQLGAPHMTQNPRNDQAGYSQGGYDPQGYDQQGGYDQQQGYDQGGYQQQGGYDQQDYQQQGGYAQGGYDQQDYNQQGGYNQPPSYDQQGGYNQQGGYNQPAGQQGYAQGGYQQGGGYGQQPNYDQGGYQQGGQPGYDQGGYGQQQGGYQQGYNQPAYGQPQNYAPTAITLLLEDGSNRTFSLREGSNVIGRGQDAQFRLPDTGVSRRHVEIRWDGRAAMLTDLNSTNGTTVNDVPVNDWELADGDRIRIGHSDITVRFQ
- a CDS encoding oxygenase MpaB family protein, producing the protein MPSRHPTTLPGLITAFGMTNGVANIIMQLSLPAVGYGVHESRVVSGSPRRHPVKRSRTTGQYLAVALCGSNADRARMRSEVRDVHRAVVSGPGSPVKYSGNSPDLQKWVAACLFRYYLDQYTALYGELPADNLDALTRSASTLATTLNVRESAWPRSWAEFEDYWHHTLPLLAIDEPIRRDFESLASAEVITEAWGPAARPLAALGGSRLRFMTRGNLPTEFRTMMGWDWSARDQHRFDRTVRVYRAADRLGAGHLMRLSYRLAVADFRLRAPSSETGRSAPSESRRCRSRTAAGVADAPGPQTGFPTPTHGYEKTPT
- a CDS encoding YciI family protein, with the protein product MPNFAVEYTYAPDEAALRDEHRPAHRQWLGEGYESGVIRLVGPYTDGSGALLIVSAESSEAVGRILAEDPFARAGAIAGARFTEWLNVFGPFGE
- a CDS encoding FHA domain-containing protein FhaB/FipA, with amino-acid sequence MQGLILQFSRIGFLILLWLFVYATIRALRTDLSAAAGRPMVGGRSFTSRPRTKRARGSARYLVVTGGALANTRISLGDQPLLLGRADDSTLVLTDDYASERHARLSRRGDDWYLEDLGSTNGTYLDRAKVTTSVRVPLNTPIRIGKTVIELRP